The following are from one region of the Anaeropeptidivorans aminofermentans genome:
- a CDS encoding UDP-N-acetylmuramoyl-L-alanyl-D-glutamate--2,6-diaminopimelate ligase — MKLFDILKDVEYKLIQGEDKEIRTIETDSRKASDNSLFICISGFHVDGHKFIQNAYDKGAVAFVIEKDLEEYIPDATYIKVQNSREAWSFMAQSFYKNPSEKFRLIGITGTNGKTSSTYFLEAILKEYGRKTGIIGTIGVTAMGEPVDIKFDTSTTPDPMELQHIFSHMAEKGIDDVIMEVTSHALELHKVAGIHFDIGEFTNLTQDHLDLHGSMEAYKEAKGKLFKACDISIINSDDAYSLYMQECTAGKIITYGIEKPADIKAYNVKYYNNGIKFDVSINGDAVEFSIPIPGRFTVYNALGVITCSIAMDIPIDIIKRALENLHGVPGRIQSVPNDKGIGVYVDYSHTPDSLENIICAVREFTKGKVITIFGCGGDRDRTKRPIMGEISGKLSDFSIITSDNPRTEIPSQILDDIEPGVKKAEGNYIKIVDRKEAIFYGIKMAEKGDSVIIAGKGHENYQIFADKTIHFDDWEIANEALKD; from the coding sequence ATGAAGCTATTTGATATTTTAAAAGACGTTGAGTACAAATTGATTCAAGGTGAAGATAAAGAAATTAGGACCATTGAAACCGATTCCAGAAAGGCCTCTGATAACTCCTTATTCATATGCATCAGCGGTTTTCATGTAGATGGCCATAAATTCATTCAAAATGCCTATGATAAGGGAGCCGTAGCCTTTGTAATCGAAAAGGATTTAGAAGAATATATCCCAGATGCAACCTATATCAAGGTGCAAAACAGCAGGGAAGCCTGGTCCTTTATGGCTCAGAGCTTTTATAAGAATCCTTCTGAAAAATTCAGGCTTATAGGCATTACAGGCACAAACGGAAAAACTTCAAGCACTTATTTTTTAGAAGCTATCTTAAAAGAATACGGCCGTAAAACTGGCATTATAGGAACCATAGGGGTTACCGCCATGGGAGAGCCTGTTGATATAAAATTTGACACAAGCACAACTCCAGACCCTATGGAGCTTCAGCATATTTTTAGCCATATGGCAGAAAAGGGCATTGATGACGTAATCATGGAGGTTACCTCCCATGCTCTTGAACTTCATAAAGTTGCGGGGATTCATTTTGATATAGGGGAGTTTACCAATCTTACCCAAGACCATCTTGACCTTCACGGCTCTATGGAAGCCTATAAAGAAGCAAAAGGCAAGCTCTTCAAAGCGTGTGACATTTCCATAATAAATTCAGACGATGCATATAGCCTATATATGCAGGAATGCACCGCAGGAAAAATAATAACCTACGGCATAGAGAAGCCTGCGGATATAAAAGCATATAATGTAAAATATTATAATAATGGGATAAAATTTGATGTATCCATAAATGGAGATGCTGTGGAATTTTCCATACCCATTCCGGGAAGATTTACCGTATATAATGCCTTGGGTGTAATTACTTGTTCCATTGCTATGGATATTCCCATAGATATTATAAAAAGAGCTCTTGAAAACCTTCATGGAGTTCCGGGAAGAATCCAAAGCGTACCCAATGATAAGGGGATAGGGGTGTATGTAGATTACTCCCATACGCCTGACAGCCTTGAAAACATTATCTGTGCCGTAAGAGAATTTACAAAAGGAAAAGTAATTACCATATTCGGCTGCGGCGGCGACAGAGACAGAACAAAAAGACCTATTATGGGAGAAATAAGCGGTAAATTAAGTGATTTTTCCATAATTACGTCGGATAATCCCAGAACGGAGATTCCTTCCCAAATTTTAGACGATATAGAGCCTGGAGTTAAAAAAGCAGAAGGAAACTATATAAAAATAGTAGATAGAAAAGAAGCGATATTTTACGGCATAAAAATGGCAGAAAAAGGCGACAGCGTTATCATAGCCGGAAAAGGCCATGAAAATTATCAGATATTTGCCGACAAGACCATTCATTTTGATGATTGGGAAATCGCAAACGAAGCTTTGAAAGATTAA
- a CDS encoding penicillin-binding transpeptidase domain-containing protein: MDKPNMLIKRKLIFIMFAIFIILLLLLFRIFYIQYFEGEYLQALAYEQQTRDRLIKPDRGKILDRNMVELATTETVSSVSVIHNQIQDPEMVAKILAERLDLEYEDVLKKIEKNVALERIKTKVDKEIADEIMALQLKGVVIDEDIRRIYPYSNLASQVIGFAGKDNQGIIGLESKYDKYLMGESGKILTETDVLGRELSFSQKYRQAPVDGYNLVTSLDVTIQQYAEQILDKALEFKDAKKGAVILMNPQNGEIYAMVNKPDFDLNDPFTINDPELAAIWGSLTEEEKNNHLNQMWRNFSINDTYEPGSTFKIVTSAAGIEEGIVTSESRYVCTGGYTVGDRFIKCWRHPRSHGTQTFLEGIQNSCNPVFMQIAEKLGAETFYQYLDKFGINVKTGVDLPGEAKGITHKLENVGPVELATMSFGQSFQITPLQLMRAASACVNGGYLITPHFGTRILDKDGNIIEEFDYGKGEQVISKETSEAMKEALESVVYYGTGNKTYLPGYRIGGKTATSEKLPRRSGKYISSFLTFAPAEDPQVMALVLIDEPKGVYYGGTVAGPVMKELLQNALPYMGIEPIYNDEEILLDEVKEVIIPDLEGMSIKDAQKELKSLGLEWEVVGGGETVNKQFPKAYENVNAGSKIKLYTEISLE, encoded by the coding sequence ATGGATAAGCCCAATATGCTTATAAAACGAAAGCTTATTTTTATAATGTTTGCCATTTTTATAATTCTCCTTCTGCTTTTGTTTCGAATATTTTATATCCAGTATTTCGAAGGGGAATACCTTCAGGCCCTTGCCTATGAACAGCAGACGAGAGACCGGCTTATAAAGCCCGACAGAGGGAAGATTCTTGATAGGAACATGGTGGAGCTTGCCACTACGGAAACGGTTTCCTCCGTGTCTGTTATCCATAATCAGATACAGGACCCGGAAATGGTTGCGAAGATATTGGCTGAAAGGCTTGACTTGGAATATGAAGATGTTCTTAAGAAAATAGAGAAAAATGTTGCGCTGGAAAGAATAAAAACAAAGGTCGATAAGGAAATAGCAGATGAAATCATGGCCCTGCAGCTGAAAGGGGTCGTCATAGACGAAGATATCAGAAGGATTTATCCTTATTCAAACCTTGCGTCTCAGGTCATCGGCTTTGCAGGTAAAGATAATCAGGGAATTATTGGCCTTGAATCAAAATATGACAAATATCTTATGGGAGAAAGCGGTAAAATACTTACAGAAACAGATGTTTTAGGAAGGGAGCTGAGCTTTAGCCAAAAATACAGGCAGGCACCCGTTGATGGTTATAATCTTGTTACAAGCTTAGACGTTACAATTCAGCAGTATGCTGAACAGATACTTGATAAAGCGCTGGAATTTAAAGATGCTAAAAAAGGTGCAGTAATTTTAATGAATCCCCAAAACGGCGAAATATATGCTATGGTTAATAAACCGGATTTTGATTTAAACGACCCCTTTACCATTAATGACCCGGAGCTTGCCGCTATTTGGGGCAGCTTAACCGAAGAAGAAAAAAACAATCATTTAAACCAAATGTGGAGAAATTTCAGTATTAACGATACATATGAGCCGGGCTCTACATTTAAAATAGTAACTTCCGCAGCAGGCATTGAAGAAGGCATCGTAACAAGTGAATCACGATATGTATGCACAGGGGGCTACACCGTAGGCGACAGATTTATAAAATGCTGGCGTCACCCCAGAAGCCACGGCACCCAGACATTTCTCGAAGGCATACAAAACTCCTGCAACCCTGTATTTATGCAGATTGCAGAAAAGTTGGGTGCAGAAACATTTTACCAATATCTTGATAAATTTGGTATTAATGTAAAAACCGGTGTAGACCTTCCGGGAGAAGCCAAGGGCATTACCCATAAGCTTGAAAACGTAGGCCCTGTGGAGCTTGCGACAATGAGCTTCGGCCAGTCCTTCCAGATAACGCCCCTTCAGCTTATGCGCGCCGCATCTGCATGCGTAAACGGAGGTTATCTGATAACTCCCCATTTTGGAACCAGGATACTCGATAAAGACGGAAACATTATCGAAGAATTTGATTACGGAAAAGGAGAGCAGGTCATATCCAAAGAAACAAGCGAAGCCATGAAGGAAGCTCTTGAAAGCGTTGTTTATTATGGAACAGGGAATAAAACTTATCTTCCCGGCTACAGAATAGGCGGAAAAACAGCGACAAGCGAAAAGCTTCCCAGGAGGTCGGGCAAATATATTTCATCTTTTCTTACCTTTGCGCCGGCAGAAGATCCCCAGGTAATGGCTCTTGTACTTATTGACGAGCCCAAGGGTGTGTATTACGGCGGAACAGTTGCAGGGCCCGTTATGAAAGAGCTTCTGCAGAACGCACTTCCTTATATGGGTATAGAACCTATATATAACGATGAAGAAATATTGCTTGATGAGGTTAAAGAGGTTATAATACCTGATTTAGAAGGCATGAGCATTAAAGACGCCCAAAAGGAGCTTAAAAGCCTTGGTTTAGAGTGGGAAGTCGTAGGCGGAGGGGAAACCGTAAACAAACAATTCCCAAAAGCCTACGAAAATGTCAATGCCGGCTCAAAAATAAAGCTTTACACGGAAATTTCTTTAGAATAA